From a single Sphingosinicellaceae bacterium genomic region:
- a CDS encoding acyl--CoA ligase, giving the protein MSTSATDAVIDATWAELTATGADYEVTTVQLDGLSVRTYARAPSTMTEVWTASAAFGDRDYLVFDGERISYRQAHVAVASVAHWLRSVGVAPGDRVAIAMRNYPEWMLAYWAALSVGAVAVGMNAWWVAEELAFALDDAAPKVVFCDGERRERLTAWAARSPSARIVVVRTDVPPGSVAWSEVATANTATLAHLCLPDDDACIFYTSGTTGTPKGAQLTHRGCVNTLVSIGFATDLARISAAREAGRIPAEPTVPVALVTTPLFHVTANNSLAHPVTAVGGALILMYKWDAAEALRLIEAEHVTVMSGVPTMLRELLTHPDALTRDLSTLSTLNGGGAAVSPDLVSRVSERPTGMQPSTGFGMTETCGIVSAISGPAFARRPTSCGRPLPTFEVKVIDDAGTALPQGSIGELCVKGAGVIKGYWNRPEATDKSIVDGWLRTGDIGRIDDAGYLFIVDRKKDMVLRGGENVYCAEVEAALYRHPHIAEACVFGVPDERLGEEVGAAVVLGRDASMTEVELREHTAALIAAFKVPRHIWILSSPLPRNASGKFLRRELRDKLSAATARPSTNQPPSREGAP; this is encoded by the coding sequence ATGAGCACGAGCGCAACCGATGCGGTGATCGACGCGACCTGGGCCGAACTCACTGCAACGGGAGCGGACTACGAAGTAACGACCGTCCAGTTGGATGGCCTGAGCGTCCGGACCTACGCCAGAGCACCGAGCACGATGACCGAGGTCTGGACCGCGAGCGCAGCGTTCGGCGACCGCGACTATCTCGTCTTCGACGGCGAGCGCATCAGCTACCGCCAGGCCCATGTCGCCGTCGCGTCGGTGGCCCACTGGCTTCGGAGCGTCGGAGTTGCACCCGGCGACCGTGTCGCCATCGCGATGCGCAACTATCCCGAGTGGATGCTGGCCTACTGGGCGGCCCTCTCCGTCGGGGCGGTCGCGGTCGGCATGAACGCCTGGTGGGTGGCGGAAGAGCTCGCCTTTGCCCTCGATGACGCGGCGCCGAAGGTGGTGTTCTGCGATGGAGAGCGGCGCGAGCGCCTGACCGCCTGGGCGGCAAGGTCACCGAGCGCGAGGATCGTGGTCGTGCGAACAGATGTCCCGCCGGGTTCAGTCGCCTGGTCGGAAGTCGCCACGGCAAACACGGCGACACTGGCGCACCTATGCCTACCCGACGACGACGCGTGCATATTCTACACATCCGGCACGACAGGCACCCCCAAGGGGGCGCAACTCACCCACCGCGGCTGCGTCAACACGCTCGTGAGTATCGGCTTCGCGACCGACTTGGCGCGGATTTCTGCGGCACGGGAGGCGGGACGGATACCTGCCGAACCGACCGTGCCCGTCGCCTTGGTGACCACGCCGCTCTTCCACGTGACAGCCAACAACAGCCTCGCGCACCCCGTGACCGCCGTCGGCGGTGCCTTGATCCTCATGTACAAATGGGATGCCGCCGAAGCCCTGCGTCTGATCGAGGCCGAGCATGTTACCGTCATGTCCGGGGTGCCGACGATGCTGCGGGAACTGCTTACGCACCCCGACGCGCTCACCCGGGACCTGTCGACCCTGTCGACGTTGAACGGCGGTGGTGCGGCGGTATCCCCGGACCTGGTCTCGCGCGTCTCGGAACGTCCCACCGGCATGCAGCCGAGCACCGGCTTCGGCATGACCGAAACCTGCGGCATCGTCAGCGCGATCTCCGGTCCGGCCTTCGCACGCCGTCCGACGAGTTGCGGGAGGCCACTGCCGACGTTCGAAGTCAAGGTCATCGACGACGCGGGGACGGCACTGCCCCAGGGCTCCATCGGCGAACTCTGCGTGAAGGGTGCCGGCGTCATCAAGGGCTACTGGAACCGTCCGGAAGCCACGGACAAGAGCATTGTGGACGGCTGGCTGCGTACCGGCGACATTGGGCGCATCGACGATGCCGGCTACCTATTCATCGTGGATCGCAAGAAGGACATGGTGCTGCGCGGCGGCGAGAACGTCTACTGCGCGGAGGTCGAGGCGGCCCTGTATCGGCACCCGCACATCGCCGAGGCCTGCGTCTTCGGCGTGCCGGACGAGCGCCTCGGCGAGGAGGTTGGGGCGGCTGTCGTGCTCGGGCGCGATGCTTCGATGACGGAGGTCGAGCTTCGTGAGCACACCGCGGCCCTGATCGCCGCGTTCAAGGTGCCTCGGCACATCTGGATTCTGAGCTCCCCGCTGCCGCGGAACGCGAGCGGCAAATTCCTGCGCCGCGAACTGCGTGACAAGCTGTCTGCCGCGACGGCGCGGCCATCGACCAATCAACCCCCATCACGAGAAGGCGCGCCATGA
- a CDS encoding acyl-CoA dehydrogenase family protein, translating to MISIDQEAAMNDLRMSDGARPLFEAVKRHIVENVDPMTAEFVRLGEARTDHWSFAPGQLDLMEAAKDKARAAGLWNFFLPNAETGQGLSNLDYAYIAAELGKSPLASETLNCSAPDTGNMEVLERVGTSAQKHDWLEPLLQGKIRSAYAMTEPNVASSDAKNISTTAVLDGDEWVINGEKFYISGAGDPRCKLLITMVKTSPDAPPHQQQSQILVPRNAPGVTILGPMHIFGEDHAPFGHMHIRYDNVRVPRDNILLGEGRGFEISQLRLGPGRIHHCMRTIGKAEVALDLMVKRGKSRQAFGRELIMLGKNLEQVSRARIEIEAMRLMVLKAAKAMDVLGNREARVWVSMVKAMVPERACLIIDQAIQIHGATGMSKWTPLADLYTDVRHLRFADGPDEVHHMVVGRAELQRH from the coding sequence ATGATCAGCATCGACCAGGAGGCGGCGATGAACGACCTGCGCATGTCCGACGGTGCCCGGCCGTTGTTCGAGGCCGTCAAGCGGCACATCGTGGAGAACGTAGATCCCATGACCGCGGAGTTCGTCCGGTTGGGCGAAGCCCGGACGGACCACTGGAGCTTCGCGCCCGGCCAGCTCGACCTGATGGAGGCGGCCAAGGACAAGGCGCGCGCCGCCGGCCTCTGGAACTTCTTCCTGCCCAATGCCGAGACCGGCCAAGGACTCAGCAACCTTGACTACGCCTACATCGCTGCCGAGCTCGGCAAGTCGCCGCTGGCCTCCGAGACGCTCAATTGCTCCGCTCCGGACACGGGCAACATGGAGGTGCTCGAGCGCGTCGGTACGTCGGCTCAGAAGCACGACTGGCTGGAGCCCCTGCTCCAGGGCAAGATCCGGTCGGCCTACGCGATGACCGAACCGAACGTAGCGTCGTCGGATGCAAAGAATATCAGCACGACGGCGGTCCTCGACGGTGACGAATGGGTGATCAACGGGGAGAAATTCTACATCTCGGGCGCCGGAGACCCGCGATGCAAACTGCTGATCACCATGGTCAAGACCAGTCCCGACGCACCGCCCCACCAGCAGCAATCCCAGATCCTGGTGCCGAGGAACGCCCCGGGCGTGACCATCCTCGGTCCGATGCACATCTTCGGCGAGGACCATGCGCCGTTCGGGCACATGCACATCCGCTATGACAACGTCCGGGTCCCGCGCGACAACATCCTCCTCGGCGAGGGCCGGGGGTTCGAGATATCGCAGTTGCGGCTCGGACCCGGCCGGATTCACCATTGCATGCGGACGATCGGCAAGGCCGAAGTCGCACTTGATCTGATGGTGAAGCGTGGGAAGTCGCGCCAGGCTTTCGGACGCGAGCTGATCATGCTCGGCAAGAATCTCGAGCAGGTGTCGCGGGCCCGGATCGAGATCGAGGCCATGCGCCTGATGGTGCTCAAGGCCGCCAAGGCGATGGACGTGCTTGGCAACCGCGAAGCCCGTGTCTGGGTCAGCATGGTCAAGGCTATGGTCCCCGAGCGAGCCTGCCTGATTATCGACCAGGCGATTCAGATCCACGGCGCCACCGGCATGTCGAAGTGGACGCCACTTGCCGACCTCTACACCGACGTGCGCCACCTCCGGTTCGCCGATGGACCTGACGAAGTCCATCACATGGTCGTCGGCCGCGCCGAGCTGCAGCGCCACTGA
- a CDS encoding enoyl-CoA hydratase, whose amino-acid sequence MTDVIDTGTTELLATLNAGVLTLTLNRPEARNAMTAPMIIALADQLEKAETDGNVRCIVLTGAGKGFCAGGDVKGMAEAGDGTVGSNTIDGAIHRQRIAQRRTAGKLFTIPKPTIAAINGPAAGAGLSLALACDMRIMADGAFMTTAFAKVGFSGDYGGTYFLSKLVGSAKARELYFLSDRVDAAEAIRLGLANWSCAPEELAARTEALAQGLAAGPSVAYRYMKENLNRAMGGGLEDCLDLEATHHVHCGQTADHREAAQAFVEKRQPVFTGL is encoded by the coding sequence ATGACCGACGTGATCGACACCGGCACCACCGAGCTACTGGCGACGCTGAACGCCGGCGTCCTTACCCTGACGCTCAACCGGCCCGAGGCCCGCAACGCGATGACGGCGCCGATGATCATCGCCCTGGCCGATCAGCTGGAGAAGGCGGAGACCGACGGCAATGTCCGTTGCATCGTCCTGACGGGTGCCGGGAAGGGCTTCTGCGCCGGCGGCGACGTTAAGGGCATGGCGGAGGCCGGTGACGGCACCGTCGGCTCCAACACCATCGACGGCGCCATCCACCGCCAGCGCATCGCGCAGCGTAGGACCGCCGGGAAGCTATTCACGATCCCGAAGCCGACGATCGCAGCGATCAATGGACCCGCTGCGGGAGCCGGACTCTCGCTGGCGCTGGCCTGTGACATGCGCATCATGGCCGACGGCGCATTCATGACAACCGCGTTCGCGAAAGTGGGCTTTTCGGGCGACTACGGCGGCACCTACTTCCTCAGCAAGCTGGTCGGTTCGGCTAAGGCGAGAGAGCTCTACTTCCTGTCGGATCGCGTCGACGCGGCAGAGGCGATCCGACTTGGACTGGCCAACTGGTCGTGCGCACCGGAAGAGCTCGCCGCCCGAACCGAGGCTCTGGCGCAAGGCCTGGCCGCGGGCCCGAGCGTCGCCTACCGGTACATGAAGGAGAACCTCAACCGCGCGATGGGCGGAGGCCTGGAGGACTGCCTGGACCTCGAAGCCACACACCATGTGCACTGCGGCCAGACCGCGGACCATCGCGAAGCAGCGCAGGCCTTCGTCGAGAAGAGGCAGCCGGTTTTCACGGGGCTCTGA
- a CDS encoding helix-turn-helix transcriptional regulator, producing MASEARNQLGIYLRDRRTRLDPAAFGFGGGRRRTPGLRREEVASRSNISPTWYTWLEQGRGGAPSADVLDRIAKGLMLTEPEREHIYMLGLGRPPEARYQPVDGISPRLQRVLDAMVLSPAIIKTAMWDVVGWNRAAALLLTDYPKLPREGRNILRLMFGSDQVRARNEDWDNIARFVVGAFRADVARAGANNSAAASRLVAELSRVSAEFEALWQDNDVVAHGEGLKRIHHPDAGLLAMEFSSFAVEGRPELGMIVYNPASPTDAERLRALLGVSEH from the coding sequence ATGGCCAGCGAAGCGCGCAACCAGCTCGGCATCTATCTACGCGATCGCCGCACCCGGCTCGATCCTGCGGCGTTCGGTTTCGGCGGAGGGCGTAGGCGCACCCCGGGACTGCGCCGCGAGGAGGTGGCGAGCCGCTCGAACATCAGTCCGACGTGGTACACGTGGCTGGAACAGGGCCGCGGCGGTGCACCGTCGGCCGACGTGCTTGACCGGATCGCCAAAGGGTTGATGCTGACGGAGCCGGAACGCGAACACATCTATATGCTCGGCCTCGGCCGTCCGCCGGAGGCGCGCTACCAGCCGGTCGATGGGATCAGCCCCCGGCTGCAGCGCGTGCTCGACGCGATGGTGCTCAGCCCGGCGATCATCAAGACGGCAATGTGGGACGTCGTCGGTTGGAACCGGGCGGCGGCGCTGCTGCTGACCGACTATCCCAAGCTACCGCGCGAAGGACGCAACATCCTCCGCCTGATGTTCGGCAGCGACCAGGTCCGCGCCCGGAACGAGGACTGGGACAACATCGCCCGCTTCGTCGTCGGCGCCTTTCGCGCCGACGTGGCACGGGCGGGGGCGAACAACAGCGCGGCGGCCTCTCGGCTGGTCGCAGAACTGTCCCGCGTTAGCGCCGAGTTCGAGGCGCTCTGGCAGGACAACGACGTGGTCGCTCACGGCGAGGGCCTGAAGCGTATTCATCACCCCGACGCGGGGCTGCTCGCGATGGAATTCTCCTCGTTCGCCGTCGAAGGCAGGCCGGAATTGGGAATGATCGTCTACAACCCCGCCTCTCCGACCGATGCAGAGCGGCTGCGTGCCCTGTTGGGCGTTAGCGAGCACTGA
- a CDS encoding SDR family oxidoreductase — protein sequence MRVFLTGATGFIGSQVIPELLDRGHQVLGLTRSDAGARELEAAGADVHRGDLERPETLASGAAAADAVIHCAFDHNFETFFANTRKDERNIAAMGEALEGTQKPILITSGVGIGTPLGGGPATEDVLNPRHANPRIATELAGAALIARGIDVRTIRLPQVHDVTKAGLITPLIAEARRAGAVAYLGEGSTRWSAAHVSDVARLYALALENGEPGARYHASVEEGVSACAIAEAIGKGTGLPVRSVASDEVERYFGWMAPFAGLDMTASNAWTIERLGWTPTGPDLLSDLAAMDYSH from the coding sequence ATGCGCGTGTTTCTGACCGGTGCGACCGGCTTCATCGGCTCACAAGTCATTCCCGAGCTTCTCGATCGAGGCCATCAGGTGCTCGGTCTCACGCGCTCTGACGCTGGCGCCCGTGAACTCGAGGCGGCCGGCGCCGACGTGCACCGCGGCGATCTTGAGCGGCCCGAGACCCTCGCCAGCGGCGCGGCGGCGGCCGACGCGGTGATCCACTGCGCATTCGACCACAATTTCGAGACCTTCTTCGCGAACACGAGAAAGGACGAGCGCAACATCGCCGCCATGGGCGAGGCGCTGGAGGGGACGCAGAAACCCATCCTGATCACCTCGGGCGTCGGCATCGGTACGCCGCTGGGCGGCGGCCCGGCGACCGAAGACGTCCTCAACCCGCGCCACGCCAATCCCCGCATCGCGACCGAGCTCGCCGGCGCGGCGCTGATTGCGCGGGGGATCGACGTGCGCACCATACGGCTGCCGCAGGTGCACGACGTCACCAAGGCCGGGCTGATCACGCCGCTGATCGCCGAGGCACGCCGGGCCGGGGCGGTTGCGTATCTGGGCGAGGGGAGTACTCGCTGGTCCGCGGCCCACGTCAGCGACGTGGCAAGACTTTACGCGCTGGCGTTGGAGAACGGCGAACCAGGCGCACGGTACCATGCGTCAGTAGAAGAGGGTGTCAGCGCATGCGCCATCGCCGAGGCGATAGGCAAGGGTACCGGGCTGCCGGTCCGGTCGGTGGCCTCCGACGAGGTCGAACGCTACTTCGGTTGGATGGCGCCCTTCGCAGGGCTCGACATGACCGCCTCGAACGCCTGGACCATCGAGCGGCTGGGGTGGACCCCGACAGGCCCCGATTTGCTCAGCGACCTCGCCGCGATGGACTATTCTCATTGA
- a CDS encoding DUF938 domain-containing protein, with product MSLKDLNEARLTSPAVFRNRVPILGVLRNALPQRGTILEIASGSGEHITYLAGHMPHLDWQPSDPSPAARASIAAWTAHDRLANVRPPLDLDSSASPWPVAEVEAILAINMVHISEWSATQGLMRESGRLLPSGGLLYLYGPFARAGVPLAPSNATFDEDLRQRHVGWGLRDLGDVEAEASKSGLLVHGVIPMPANNLSLVFRRS from the coding sequence ATGAGCCTGAAGGATCTTAACGAGGCGCGCCTGACCTCGCCGGCAGTATTCCGCAATCGCGTCCCGATCCTCGGCGTGCTGCGGAACGCACTACCCCAGCGTGGTACGATCCTCGAGATCGCCAGCGGCAGCGGCGAGCACATCACCTATCTTGCCGGCCACATGCCGCATCTCGACTGGCAGCCTTCCGATCCGTCGCCGGCCGCACGAGCCTCGATCGCAGCCTGGACGGCTCACGACAGACTTGCCAACGTCCGTCCACCGCTCGATCTCGATTCGAGCGCTTCGCCGTGGCCGGTGGCCGAGGTCGAAGCGATCCTGGCGATCAATATGGTGCACATCAGTGAATGGTCGGCGACCCAGGGCCTGATGAGGGAATCGGGCAGACTGCTGCCTTCGGGAGGCCTGCTCTACCTATATGGACCCTTCGCTCGGGCGGGCGTGCCGCTCGCCCCTAGCAACGCCACGTTCGACGAGGATCTTCGCCAGCGTCATGTTGGATGGGGCCTGCGGGACCTCGGGGACGTCGAGGCCGAAGCCTCGAAGTCGGGACTGCTCGTACACGGCGTCATTCCGATGCCGGCAAACAACCTGTCGCTAGTGTTTCGTCGCTCGTGA